One window from the genome of Flavobacterium agricola encodes:
- a CDS encoding AsnC family transcriptional regulator has product MKIVLDAQDAQLLQLLNQNARASYAELGRQIGLSQSATKERGATFVRRRIN; this is encoded by the coding sequence ATGAAAATAGTTTTAGATGCGCAAGATGCCCAGCTTTTACAGCTTTTAAATCAAAATGCGCGAGCAAGTTATGCCGAATTAGGCCGTCAAATTGGGTTGTCGCAATCGGCAACTAAAGAGCGTGGTGCAACGTTTGTACGACGAAGGATTAATTAA
- a CDS encoding carboxymuconolactone decarboxylase family protein → MTNLELSENGNTAFEKILGHNPEILKRWDALEQTLWQNSILPADLLEQVRRTTAFKNGCEYCMVKAGKPNFTAEQQNISLAAGFAELFAISPKDITAAHFSVLKQNFTTQQIAALCAFVAFVDASQKLGRLFNLTADLQQNAQVTLSEL, encoded by the coding sequence ATGACAAACCTTGAATTATCTGAAAACGGAAACACAGCTTTTGAAAAAATTTTAGGTCATAATCCTGAAATTTTAAAACGATGGGATGCTTTAGAGCAAACGTTATGGCAAAACTCAATTTTACCTGCAGATTTATTAGAACAAGTTCGCCGAACAACTGCTTTTAAAAACGGTTGCGAATATTGTATGGTTAAGGCCGGAAAACCAAATTTTACGGCAGAACAACAAAATATTAGTTTAGCGGCTGGTTTTGCTGAGCTTTTTGCTATAAGCCCAAAAGATATTACTGCTGCGCATTTTTCTGTTTTAAAACAAAATTTTACAACACAACAAATTGCTGCGCTTTGTGCTTTTGTAGCTTTTGTTGATGCTTCTCAAAAACTAGGAAGATTATTTAATTTAACGGCAGATTTGCAACAAAATGCCCAAGTTACGTTAAGTGAATTATAA
- a CDS encoding DUF4331 domain-containing protein has translation MKKLLFIFVSFLMLTKSFATDKDAHSLLIKNPQLDLTDVFVFKAATPGKTVFIMDFNPESKVDALSNYSEQGIYRFCIGDDANFTHGLSPTFTFKNNQIQLYMANHAEPAIDELGTFIGEGPISKELEFSNGIKIWTGTVYDMFVGNVPGFEIFRERAKKGIYDLTSFDITSKANLSTKNISSVIVLEIPNNMLPDQLYYYATTAIENNDKWYTIRRVGHVLFSQLYIFDDETMITYLNSKHNDEAKIKNEICEIILNYVTVAGLQRKPEKYVDKLLTKIYPDVLTYKVGSDATYSVDQINGRPLQVDAINVALAMLVGSEVPIDDNVGINLNNFQDKFPYVVPLGENYNQAIYRAVQVQAEPVNLLFDKHEHKIVSKKSKTFKNQTFVFIGAFILLVLGFGLRIKKRMHK, from the coding sequence ATGAAAAAATTGTTGTTCATTTTTGTCTCGTTTTTAATGCTTACCAAAAGTTTTGCAACAGATAAAGATGCTCATTCTTTACTGATTAAAAATCCACAATTGGATTTAACAGATGTTTTTGTTTTTAAAGCTGCAACTCCCGGAAAAACTGTTTTTATAATGGATTTTAATCCTGAAAGTAAAGTTGATGCGCTTTCCAATTATTCAGAACAAGGTATTTATCGTTTTTGTATTGGGGATGATGCAAACTTTACGCACGGTTTATCACCAACATTTACATTTAAAAACAATCAGATTCAGCTATATATGGCCAATCATGCCGAACCGGCAATTGATGAACTTGGCACTTTTATTGGCGAAGGCCCAATTAGCAAAGAATTAGAATTTAGTAACGGAATAAAAATTTGGACAGGAACCGTTTATGATATGTTTGTGGGCAATGTTCCTGGTTTCGAAATTTTTAGAGAAAGAGCAAAAAAAGGCATTTACGATTTAACAAGTTTTGATATTACAAGTAAGGCAAACTTATCAACTAAAAATATTTCGTCTGTAATTGTGCTCGAAATTCCCAATAATATGTTGCCAGATCAGTTGTATTATTATGCAACTACTGCTATTGAAAATAACGATAAATGGTACACCATTAGGCGCGTTGGGCATGTTTTGTTTTCTCAATTGTATATTTTTGATGACGAAACCATGATAACTTATTTGAATTCGAAACACAATGACGAAGCAAAAATAAAAAATGAAATTTGCGAAATAATTTTAAACTACGTAACCGTTGCTGGTTTACAGCGCAAACCTGAAAAATATGTTGATAAATTACTTACTAAAATTTATCCTGATGTTTTAACGTATAAAGTAGGAAGCGATGCAACTTATTCGGTTGATCAGATTAACGGACGTCCGCTTCAGGTTGATGCCATTAATGTTGCATTAGCAATGCTAGTCGGATCTGAGGTACCAATTGATGATAATGTTGGGATTAATTTAAATAATTTTCAAGATAAATTTCCTTACGTAGTTCCTTTAGGTGAAAATTACAACCAAGCAATTTACAGAGCGGTGCAAGTTCAAGCAGAACCTGTTAATTTATTGTTTGATAAACACGAACATAAAATAGTAAGTAAAAAATCAAAAACCTTTAAAAACCAAACATTCGTTTTTATAGGTGCATTTATTTTGCTTGTTTTAGGATTTGGATTACGTATTAAAAAAAGAATGCATAAATAA
- the apaG gene encoding Co2+/Mg2+ efflux protein ApaG — protein MVSQITNGIKVSVKANYIGSSVFNNYKVYNFTYRITIDNNSNDTAQLVTRHWEILDALNPVKYVDGVGVIGKKPIIKPGESYSYESYCSLFSPFGAMLGFYSMINLATATLFEVTIPRFKLYAPFAIN, from the coding sequence ATGGTTTCTCAAATTACAAATGGAATAAAAGTTAGTGTAAAAGCCAACTACATTGGTAGTTCTGTTTTTAACAATTATAAAGTTTACAATTTTACCTACCGTATCACAATAGATAATAACTCGAACGATACGGCCCAATTAGTTACGCGCCATTGGGAAATACTAGATGCGCTTAATCCCGTTAAATATGTTGACGGCGTGGGAGTAATTGGTAAAAAACCTATTATAAAACCTGGCGAAAGTTATAGCTACGAATCTTATTGTTCTTTATTTTCACCCTTTGGTGCTATGTTAGGTTTTTACTCCATGATTAATTTAGCTACAGCTACATTATTTGAAGTTACAATTCCTCGATTTAAACTTTATGCACCATTTGCAATCAATTAA
- the pruA gene encoding L-glutamate gamma-semialdehyde dehydrogenase: protein MSKGFFNVPVAVNEPVKAYAPGSSEREEVLKAFKSFYSQTVDIPLYIGKEEVRTGKTKNLFPPFDHQHHLGVYHEADETLVKKAIAEAMEARKKWSQMAWEHRAAIFLKAADLLAGPYRAKINAATMIAQGKTVHQAEIDSACEFIDFLRFNVQYMTEIYKQQPVSSKGVWNRVEQRPLEGFVYAITPFNFTAISGNLPSCVAMMGNVVVWKPAATQIYSANVIVEVFKKAGLPDGVINVVYGNSAMITDTVLNSVDFAGIHFTGSTGVFNDFWKIIGQNISKYKTYPRIVGETGGKDFVWAHPTADAKEVATALSRGAFEYQGQKCSAASRAYIPASLWEDVKKYVVADVSSFKMGSPEDMSNFVSAVITESSFDKLAKAIDDAKASNEAEIVVGGGYDKSKGWFIEPTVIVTTNPKYDTMERELFGPVLTVYVYEDAKWEESLQLVDSTSEYALTGAIFSGCRYAIETASKALENAAGNFYINDKPTGAVVGQQPFGGARGSGTNDKAGSMVNLLRWVSPRTIKETFVPDTDYRYPFLG, encoded by the coding sequence ATGTCAAAAGGATTTTTTAATGTTCCTGTTGCTGTTAACGAGCCTGTAAAGGCATACGCACCAGGATCGTCAGAAAGAGAAGAAGTTTTAAAAGCTTTTAAATCATTTTATTCTCAAACTGTAGATATTCCATTATATATTGGTAAAGAAGAAGTTAGAACAGGAAAAACTAAAAATTTATTTCCTCCATTTGATCACCAACATCATTTAGGTGTTTACCACGAAGCAGACGAAACTTTAGTTAAAAAAGCGATTGCTGAAGCTATGGAAGCGCGTAAAAAATGGTCACAAATGGCTTGGGAACACAGAGCAGCAATTTTTTTAAAAGCTGCTGATTTATTAGCTGGTCCTTACCGTGCAAAAATAAATGCAGCAACTATGATTGCGCAAGGAAAAACGGTACATCAAGCAGAAATTGATTCGGCTTGTGAATTTATCGACTTCCTACGTTTCAACGTTCAGTACATGACTGAAATTTACAAACAACAACCAGTATCTTCTAAAGGAGTTTGGAACCGTGTAGAACAACGTCCATTAGAAGGTTTTGTATATGCAATCACACCATTTAACTTCACAGCTATTTCTGGTAACTTACCATCTTGTGTGGCTATGATGGGTAACGTTGTAGTATGGAAACCAGCTGCAACACAAATTTACTCAGCAAATGTAATTGTTGAAGTATTTAAAAAAGCAGGTTTACCTGACGGCGTAATTAACGTTGTTTACGGAAATTCTGCAATGATTACTGATACTGTATTAAATTCGGTTGATTTTGCTGGAATTCACTTCACAGGATCAACAGGCGTATTTAACGATTTCTGGAAAATAATTGGTCAAAACATAAGCAAATACAAAACTTACCCACGTATTGTTGGTGAAACAGGTGGTAAAGATTTTGTTTGGGCACACCCAACTGCTGATGCAAAAGAAGTTGCAACTGCACTTTCTCGCGGAGCGTTTGAATACCAAGGACAAAAATGTTCGGCAGCTTCTCGAGCGTACATTCCTGCTTCATTATGGGAAGATGTTAAAAAATATGTAGTTGCTGATGTTAGCTCATTTAAAATGGGATCACCAGAAGATATGAGCAACTTTGTTTCTGCTGTAATCACCGAAAGTTCTTTTGATAAATTAGCTAAAGCTATTGATGATGCAAAAGCATCTAACGAAGCTGAAATTGTTGTTGGTGGTGGATACGATAAATCTAAAGGTTGGTTTATTGAACCTACGGTTATTGTAACAACAAACCCAAAATATGATACAATGGAGCGTGAATTATTCGGTCCGGTATTAACGGTTTATGTTTATGAAGATGCGAAATGGGAAGAAAGCTTACAATTAGTTGACAGCACTTCTGAATACGCATTAACAGGAGCTATTTTCTCTGGTTGTCGTTATGCTATTGAAACAGCATCTAAAGCATTAGAAAATGCTGCTGGTAACTTCTACATTAACGATAAGCCAACTGGTGCTGTTGTAGGACAACAACCTTTTGGTGGTGCAAGAGGGTCTGGAACTAATGATAAAGCAGGTTCTATGGTAAACTTGTTACGTTGGGTTTCTCCGCGTACAATTAAAGAAACATTTGTACCAGATACAGATTACAGATATCCTTTTTTAGGATAA
- a CDS encoding helix-turn-helix domain-containing protein: MVCQRCVLAIEQITTQQKLPVRKIELGEVFFHEPLTANQINLFKNAIEAIGFELLQDQENILVDKIKQNLIQYYAAENDEKFVIGFKEYLEQKIGIEIAKLNEVYFKHKSKTIEQLAIELRIEKVKELLIYNDLSLKEIAFQLNYSSVPYLSKQFKNIVGVPPKVFKTATKNNRKGLDEL, from the coding sequence ATGGTTTGTCAGCGCTGTGTTTTAGCGATTGAACAAATTACTACGCAACAAAAATTACCGGTGCGTAAAATTGAGTTGGGTGAAGTTTTTTTTCACGAACCGCTCACTGCTAATCAAATCAATTTATTTAAAAATGCGATCGAAGCGATTGGTTTTGAGTTGTTACAAGATCAGGAAAATATTTTAGTTGATAAAATAAAGCAAAACTTGATTCAGTATTATGCAGCAGAAAATGATGAAAAGTTTGTAATTGGTTTTAAAGAATATTTAGAACAAAAAATTGGAATAGAAATAGCCAAACTTAACGAAGTTTACTTTAAGCATAAAAGTAAAACAATTGAACAATTGGCTATTGAATTGCGAATTGAAAAGGTTAAAGAACTTTTAATTTACAACGATTTGTCATTAAAAGAAATTGCTTTTCAATTAAATTATAGCAGCGTTCCTTATTTATCCAAACAATTTAAAAATATAGTTGGTGTACCGCCAAAAGTTTTTAAAACTGCTACAAAAAACAACCGAAAAGGTTTAGATGAGTTATAA
- a CDS encoding heavy-metal-associated domain-containing protein codes for MKKVTYKSNINCGSCVAKVTPVLNQLEVVKSWHVDTDNPAKLLTIESEDEVTDEVKAALRQVGFKIEKQ; via the coding sequence ATGAAAAAAGTTACGTACAAATCAAACATAAATTGTGGCAGTTGTGTTGCAAAAGTTACTCCAGTTTTAAATCAATTAGAAGTGGTAAAATCTTGGCATGTTGACACAGATAATCCTGCTAAACTTTTAACGATTGAATCTGAAGATGAGGTTACCGACGAGGTAAAAGCTGCTTTGCGTCAAGTTGGTTTTAAGATTGAAAAGCAATAA
- a CDS encoding heavy metal translocating P-type ATPase codes for MHSFTINFPSLSTQQANAVLDWIQNNTSWQPKNQQHVLQVESGKAFDPDHWLEFVAFLKQQQINLDLIESTYPVLNMSCAACASSSQSILQDQVGVFSAEVNYATQQAVVKYAANIVQPHQLKTAVQNAGFDLLIEDLKKDKEKQKEIKRKQFKQLQFKLIGATIFALPLLVIGMFFMDVPYANWIMFVLATPLVLYFGNSFFVRAYQQAKIKSANMDTLVALSTGVAYIYSLFVLFFPDFWHARGIHAHVYFESAGIVIAFVLFGRFLEERAKIQTFDSLEKLMGLQAKNLWVIRNNQEIEITIDEVLVGDWVVVKPGDKIPVDGHVISGSSYVDESMITGEPIAVAKQINDTVYAGTLNQKGSFRIQANKVGSQTLLSQIILKVEQAQSSKAPIQHLVDKVSKIFVPIVVAIACLSFFVWLFLASQNGFVLGLNAFVTVLVIACPCALGLATPTAIMVGMGKAAEKGILVQDAESLERAQHITTVVLDKTGTITKGEPSVQATYGLQAPEIEVLYSIEKQSEHPLADAVVNYFKDETRYIENITIENLVGQGVKATYFNDTFWVGNLPLMEQNKISIPIDVLDWKNNRKNLAETIIYFAKNNNLLGVLAIADAVKATSKNAIDHLQKMHIDVIMLTGDQYETAQAIANQVGIKTFKAGVLPDEKAAYVKQLQAQGKVVAMVGDGVNDTNALAQADVSLAMGKGSDVAMDVAQMTIISSDLDKIPQAISVSKQTQNTIKQNLFWAFIYNIIGIPIAAGALYFYNGFLLNPMWAGAAMALSSVSVVANSLRLKFK; via the coding sequence ATGCATTCGTTTACTATCAATTTTCCGTCTTTATCTACGCAACAAGCAAATGCAGTTTTAGATTGGATTCAAAATAATACATCTTGGCAGCCAAAAAATCAACAACATGTTTTACAGGTTGAATCTGGCAAAGCCTTCGATCCCGATCATTGGTTAGAATTTGTTGCTTTTTTAAAACAGCAGCAAATTAATCTTGATTTAATAGAAAGCACTTATCCGGTGCTTAACATGTCGTGTGCAGCATGTGCATCATCAAGCCAATCTATATTACAAGATCAGGTTGGTGTTTTTAGTGCCGAAGTTAATTACGCTACGCAGCAAGCCGTTGTAAAATATGCAGCAAATATTGTGCAACCCCACCAATTAAAAACAGCGGTTCAAAATGCAGGTTTTGATTTATTGATTGAAGATTTAAAAAAAGATAAAGAAAAACAGAAAGAAATAAAGCGCAAACAATTTAAACAATTGCAATTTAAGCTAATCGGGGCAACCATTTTTGCATTGCCTTTATTGGTTATTGGTATGTTTTTTATGGATGTGCCATATGCCAATTGGATTATGTTTGTGCTTGCAACGCCGTTGGTTTTGTATTTTGGTAATTCTTTTTTTGTCCGTGCTTATCAACAAGCTAAAATTAAAAGTGCAAATATGGATACGTTGGTCGCTTTAAGCACCGGTGTAGCTTATATTTACAGCTTATTCGTTTTGTTTTTTCCTGATTTTTGGCATGCACGTGGCATTCATGCACATGTATATTTCGAATCGGCAGGAATTGTAATTGCTTTTGTGCTTTTTGGACGTTTTTTAGAAGAAAGAGCCAAAATACAAACCTTTGATTCGCTCGAAAAATTAATGGGTTTACAAGCAAAAAATTTATGGGTAATTCGTAACAATCAAGAAATTGAAATTACAATTGATGAAGTTTTAGTAGGCGATTGGGTAGTTGTTAAACCAGGTGATAAAATTCCTGTAGATGGGCACGTAATTTCTGGCTCATCGTATGTAGATGAGAGCATGATAACGGGCGAACCCATTGCTGTTGCTAAACAGATTAATGATACTGTTTATGCCGGAACTTTAAATCAAAAAGGTAGTTTTAGAATACAAGCTAACAAAGTTGGCAGCCAAACTTTATTAAGTCAAATTATTTTAAAAGTAGAACAAGCGCAAAGCAGTAAAGCACCCATTCAACATTTGGTAGATAAGGTTTCTAAAATATTTGTTCCAATTGTTGTTGCAATCGCATGTTTAAGTTTTTTTGTTTGGTTGTTTCTAGCCTCACAAAACGGTTTTGTTTTAGGACTTAACGCCTTTGTAACCGTTTTAGTTATTGCCTGCCCATGTGCTTTAGGTTTAGCAACACCAACTGCTATAATGGTTGGTATGGGTAAAGCTGCCGAAAAAGGAATTTTAGTTCAAGATGCCGAAAGTTTAGAACGCGCCCAACATATTACAACCGTAGTTTTAGATAAAACCGGAACCATTACAAAAGGCGAACCTAGCGTACAAGCAACTTACGGATTACAAGCTCCAGAAATAGAAGTTTTATACAGCATCGAAAAACAATCCGAACATCCGTTAGCTGATGCAGTTGTAAACTATTTTAAAGATGAAACTCGTTATATAGAAAACATAACTATCGAAAATTTAGTTGGGCAAGGCGTTAAAGCAACTTATTTTAACGATACGTTTTGGGTGGGTAATTTACCTTTAATGGAGCAAAATAAAATTAGCATACCAATTGATGTTTTAGATTGGAAAAATAACCGAAAAAACCTTGCCGAAACCATTATTTATTTTGCTAAAAATAACAACTTGTTAGGAGTTCTAGCTATTGCAGATGCAGTAAAAGCAACATCTAAAAATGCCATTGATCACCTACAAAAAATGCATATTGATGTTATTATGTTAACGGGTGATCAATATGAAACGGCACAAGCCATTGCAAACCAAGTAGGTATTAAAACATTTAAAGCCGGTGTTTTGCCCGATGAAAAAGCTGCTTACGTAAAGCAACTACAAGCTCAAGGTAAAGTTGTAGCCATGGTGGGTGATGGGGTAAACGATACCAATGCTTTAGCTCAGGCCGATGTTAGCTTAGCTATGGGTAAAGGCAGTGATGTAGCTATGGACGTTGCCCAAATGACTATTATTTCATCCGATTTAGATAAAATTCCGCAAGCCATTAGCGTTTCTAAGCAAACACAAAATACCATCAAACAAAATTTGTTTTGGGCTTTTATTTATAATATTATTGGTATTCCAATTGCAGCCGGAGCATTGTATTTTTACAATGGCTTTTTATTAAACCCGATGTGGGCTGGAGCAGCAATGGCATTAAGTTCGGTTAGCGTGGTAGCAAATAGTTTGCGATTAAAATTTAAATAA